The DNA segment AAGACCGATTCGCAAGGGCCACAGAAACAGCTCTTTTGTCTTTCCGCATACTAATACAATATCGATATACAAAGGAAGTATATAAGCAAAATCACGCACTCACAAACATGTGAAAGAAATATGgatatgttacatatttttttatcaataCATAATATGACATCTTACATACAGCAAACTGTATCAGGATACTCAGTAACAAATGCAACGTTTCAGTGCGTACCAGAGTATCAAATCTGTGACCCCTATGACCCCATGACGTCATGCTGTAACAACGGACAGTGTCTGTACAACAACGGCCTTTACACCTGTAGCGCTGGGGACGGACAGGTAACTTCATTAACAGTCAATGGCCTGCGAGGTAGcccattggttaaagcgttcgctcgccacaccTGGGTTGGATGCCCCACGtcgcccatttccggtgttccccgccgtgatattgctgcaatatctCTACAAGCTCACTTTAATTTCTACGCTGTCAGTGAGGAATGATTTGCTGAACATATCTTCTAGCAGATTTTATGTATTATAGTCATAGATTTCGGCATCACCAGTTCATGCATAGACGATAGCCTTAAAGGTCTGTGGTCCCTCACACACTCAACCGAATAGGTAAGATCCGCCAGATCTGCGGTGATGTTCATAGCAATCAATCCTAAAGAGAGGATCAATTTTGGGTCAATTGTATGTTTTTCCTGATACGTTGTGGAATATTAGTGAATACGGCATGAAGTTACGCTCATATTATTGCCGAGAAATTGCcgagaattgaccttcagcaacccatcatGAGCCCAACTACGGGATGGATTGGGCTGactggctgacacatgttaaAATGAttaaatcgatgctcattatgtcagctaccggattgtctggtccggactcgactatttacagccgtcgtatagctggaaaattgcttggcgttaaacaagacaacatgtcagataaacaaacaaaacactaatTTCACGTGCTAAAACAAACATCTTTCCCCAATGCGAGCCTGCATTCGAATTGGATCCACAAACACTATGCTCGGCAGATCAGTAGTCAAGCTCCTAGATGTTTGGTGGCATGTCTTCGTACGCCGGCTTTCGAgtttcataatatcaatcatgtACAAGCCGCCCTTACGTAGTTGAAATGTTACTGCATCCAGTGTTGAACATGAACAAGACATAAGTAATAGCGCCATTATGCCTCTTCACAGTGTGTGCCTGAATATCAGATCTGCAACCCGAACGATCCATTCGCTACCTGCTGTAATAATGGTCAATGTCAGTATAACAACGGCCAGTTCAGGTGCAGCGGAGGTAACGACCAGGTGAGATAAAGcagtacatgtatgtacatgtacttcGTTAACAGGTCGAAGACTAAATTCCTTCCCACAGATGTGATATTTGGTCGCCGATTCCAAGTAGGACATCATTTTTAAATATAATCAAACGTGCgtgcaaaatatatgaatttATCCACAAAACATTTCAGAAAAGCAGTAGGTTATATTATATATCTTACCGAATAAGAAATATTCCCATttatttatcataattattattctcacgtatgtgatcggagttaacatgcaacatccacaaataataTCTTACGGCAAAGTTACCTTTTGTAATAATGGTCATTGTCAGTACAGCAACTGTCAAAACAGGTGTAGCGCAGGTAACGACCAAGTGAATGAAAACAAGTGATCAGTACTAGTCTTTAAaaagaaatagcaaaaggctTTTCAAACGGTTATAAAAACAGTATCATTTAATATCGCGCTGCATGAATATAGAGACAATGCATTATTTGTTTCAGTGCGTTTCTGAGTATCAAATCTGCAACCCCAACGACCCATTTAGTACCTGTTGTAATAATGGCCAATGTCAATACAGCAACGGACAATTCAGGTGCAGCGCATTTAACGAACAGGTGAGTGCCTGGGGCCTTATTCTCTAAACGTTCGTAGCccaaagaattcttaactttgatgtGTTACGAATGGGCTTAAGTTCGTAGggatacgaacgtttcgagagtAGCTAGCCTGGATCGGACCAGTAAAACGTTATTTTCCGTACAACTGATAAGAACTCATTAAAATATGTTCTGAGTGTGAATAGAAACCATTACGCATACGTGTTTTGATTGTCGTTCTGTTTGAATGTTCCTTTCAGTGTGTACCTGTGTATCAAACCTGCAACCCCAACGATCCATTCAGTGCATGTTGTAATAATGGTCAGTGCCTATACAGCAACGGTCAGTTCAGATGCAGCGCAGGCTACGACCAGGTGAGTGCTTTGATCTGACCGGTATGCAATCACTGCACTTATTACCTGCAGTTCAATGTTCACCGTAGTCATCATGTCCATCATCTTCATTATCCTCATCATGGTCACCGTGGTCATCATGGTCACCATAGTCATCATGGTCATCATGGTCACCATGGTCATCATGGTCACCGTGGTCATCATGGTCACCATGGTCATCATGGTCACCGTGGTCATTGGTCACCATGGTCACCGTGGTCATCATGGTCACCATGGTCATCATGGTCACCGTGGTCATCATGGTCACCATGGTCATCATGGTCACCGTGGTCATTGGTCACCATGGTCACCGTGGTCATCATGGTCACCATGGTCACCGTGGTCATTGGTCATCATGGTCATCATGCTCACCGTGGTCATCATGGTCACCATAGTCATCATGGTCATCATGGTCACCGTGGTCATCATGGTCACCATGGTCATCATGGTCACCGTGGTCATTGGTCACCATGGTCACCGTGGTCATCGTGGTCATCATGGTCACCGTTGTCATCATGGTCATCATGGTCACCGTGGTCATCATGGTCACCGTGGTCATCATGGTAATCATGGTCATCATGCTCACCGTGGTCATCATGGTCACCGTGGTCATCATGGTCATCATGCTCACCGTGGTCATCATGCTCACCGTGGTCATGGTCACCGTGGTCATCATGGTCATCATGGTCACCGTGGTCACCATGGTCATCATGGCCACCGTGGTCATCATGGTCATCATGGTCACCATGGTCATCGTCTTCATCAAGGCCATcgttttcatcatttttttggTTATTTTATTTCCCCATAGATATAATGTACAGTGTGGTACAGTATGTAGTGCACAGCAGTGTGCACAATCTTTAACAGTACTGAAATATGACAGGGCGAACTATGTACTTTGCATGGTAAAGCGATGACCATTGTTTTGTAGTACGAAGTGCATTACATGATGTAATAAAGGTACACACTTTCATGTAATATGAAAGAACTCGTATCACACAGTAGAGTATAGAGTGTTTATGGTATAGAGTACTTCGCATGATACAGCAATGTATACAGTTCCTTACAGTATGCAATACATCACCATCCAGTCCATAGCGTGTTCACCATGATCATCATCCTTAtgttcatcattatcatcatgttCTTCATGTTCAGCATATTTGTCATCGACATTTGTGAATAACTGAGGTTGCGGGAGGTAAACTACTGGTTAGTTcttcgtcacgtcgaagatcaCGATTTGATTCCCCTTCGTGgtgaaagcccatttctggtgccgcAAGCTATGGTATCAATACAAGTTTCCATGGTGCTAAAATGGGGCATGATGATGAATGTGACGGAAGTGAACAATACGGCTTGCCATGCATACGTCTTCTTGAAAACCTGGGAGCTTTCTATTAAGACACGTTGGCACTACAGTCGTACTCTGAGTTTGGAAGGTTTTAACAGCCTCATATGCCTCACTAGACAGGGACATGGTTGACACGGCGCATGTTGCATTAAGAAACAGCTGAAACAGAGAATGCAATAATATTTAACACATGAAGACAGAAGATCTTACTTTACTGTCAGAGCGCAAGTGCAATAATCAGTTGAAGTAATCAGGTCTTCTTACATATACACCATCGTTGACTTTGTCATCTACACCCAACAGTATAAGAATGATTTTCATTGGATTATGTTGTTACTTGCCGTCAATGTCACGTAAACGTCACGTAGCAACGTCTTGgtcagctagaatattgctgcgtgcggcgtaaagctatactcactcacGTCTTGATACGTTTCAGTGTCGACCTCTCGGAAGTGACTGTAACGCTGCCAACATGTGTTGTCAATATTCCGCTTGTCTCCCTTCATTCGGTGGGCGGACAACATGTCAGTATAGCTTCAATGCACAAGGTGAGGACAGCAACCCTAACACCGTGCCAGGGGAGGGACCAGCGTCACAAGGTCTGCTAACTGGCGTTGAAAGTGGCGAAGTTGAAGGCCAAGAGTTCAACCTTCAACCTGGTGGTTCTCCTGACAGTGGGGAGACAGTCCTTGACCCATTGAATGTTGGAGAGGACGAGTTCAATACTGAAACAGTCGAAGGTGAAGGCCAAGGGGTCAACCTTCAACCTGGTGATTCTCCTGACAGTGGGGAGACAGTCCTTGACCCATTGAATGTTGGAGAGGACGAGTTCAATACTGAAACAGTCGAAGGTGAAGGCCACGGGGTCAACCTTCAACCTGGCGATTCTCCTGACAGTGGGGAGACAGTCCTTGACCCATTGAATGTTGGAGAGGACGAGTTCAATACTGAAACAGTCGAAGGTGAAGGCCAAGGGGTCAACCTTCAACCTGGTGATTCTCCTGACAGTGGGGAGACAGTCCTTGACCCATTGAATGTTGGAGAGGACGAGTTCAATACTGAAACAGTCGAAGGTGAAGACCACGGGGTCAACCTTCAACCTGGTGATTCTCCTGACAGTGGGGAGACAGTCCTTGACCCATTGAATGTTGGAGAGGACGAGTTCAATACTGAAACAGTCGAAGGTGAAGGCCAAGGGGTCACCCTTCAACCTGGTGATTCTCCCGACAGTTGGAAGACAGTCCTTGACTCTTTGCATGTTGGAGAGGATGAGGCCAATACTGAAACTGATGGAGGTGACGGTCAAGAGGTCAACCTTCAACCTGATGTTTCCCCTGACAATGGGAAAACTGTCATGGACCCTGAGCAAGTTGGAGAACAAGAACTGGCTAACACCGCAGCATCAGATGACGAAAGATATCCTGAGAATGATGCCCTAGCTCCTGTGATACCCGTAGTGTCTTAGGCTCCAGGGTGTCAAGGTGTCTGATGTCTCACAGACCTGTATGTGCCGTCAAGAGTCATTAGTAAAAACGGGAGCGTTGGCAATTCAATTGAATTTTAAAAGAAACAATGTATTTTAAGTCAGACGCTATTGATCCTCTTCAAGCCAATACGAAAACAACGTCGTTTCAGATTTGAATTTTggaaaatcaataaataaatgtaaagtTACGTTGTGTTCAGCCCCAGTTACCACTTCTTATTGAGTGAGTACCGAAAAACGATCACATTCGTCCGATACATGTAGTTGCTTGTCGTAATCCAACGCATGTATGCCACACTTGATGTGAGGTTGCAAAATTGGAAGAACACGGAAGACGAAATTGAGGTGAAAAGTAACTAGTTCAAATTATTCGACAACAAACGCTTATTGGCGAACATACACGTATACATTTTAGCATTCAGTGCGATAGAGTCTTGTGATATCGCgtgaaaatattcatgaatCAGTTAATATCTTATCCATTAATACCCTGCACCCTGTCATAATTTCAACAGTCACAGGAAAATGCCAGTAGGCCACGATGACAGGATGTATGCAAGTAGTCTTTGGTGTTTCGGCTAGTTTATGCATTGACCATAATGCCGTGTTTCAGGGTTAAACTTGGTCAGTAGGCTAGCCTTGTGGTCCACCTGAGTTCTGTACCCACATGTAGGAAGTCCATTCCTGTTGTCCAATTGCAAATTGTCGTATAcattacaaatatacataaaacctatatgtatataaatgcatATATATGAAGCACATGCGGTCGGTTAACGTAAAACATtattatgcatgcatgcattctgtaaatggaatgtttcatCTCAATGCATCATTCATGATCGAATGAATCTCAGTAATAAATTCACATCTTTAAATTACGTTTCAATTATTTTTTCCCCAGAGTCTTGTTTCTGTCAAACCCTAGAGACTAAATCAAATCTAAAGTCCCACATGTACAAACGATAGATACCTTTTTCGAACATGCTTTGAAatcataaaaaacaaatatggcCACTACGTAAAAGGGACATTATTTTAGATCGTTACAACCGTAGATATATGTTTCTGATTTTACATCAAGTGGCGGGAGTAAAAGTAAAGTTCGTAAGATCCTTCGGTTCGTCATAAACGTTGGCTCCATGCCCATTGTCCTCAAGAGAAACATTACGTCACTTCCACATTGCTTCATAGTATTCTTTTGACGACATATGCCATGTGTGACGTGTATCATAGCTGACGTCATGCCATTGTCATTCCTCACACATAATGcagttttctgattggttgagcaCTCTTCTGTTACCCCGCTTACAGATGAGTAATGTTACCCGCTGGGAATGTCGAATAGTCGGAAATCATTTGGTACTTACTTACGGAATTACGTGTCACTAATTCTTATCTTAAATAATTGTGTCACGTATGATGCAcggaaaaaaacaaatattttacaaatgctTAGCTTATCggtgaaagggagataactctaaatttgctTTTCATGTCAGCTGGTCTGATTGCCTAACCTTGGGCCTTGGGACTCATTATTATCCGTTATCCGTGCTTAAAAGCAGTGGCACCAAAGTGGTAAATGTTTGCTTCCTCCAAGACCCTTAACCGTCCTTCGATTAACTTATTATGTTGTGATACCTTCAGTCAACCCATGCTttgggcgactaacgggatctgatgGTCAGCAAACTGACGTGGATGACACATACtgtcggttcccaaatgcgtagatcaacgctcataatgttgatcactggattatctggtccagattcgattatttacagactgctcaatcactaaactcactcactcattatctaTATACCCGACAAATTTATCTCACATGAATAGTAGGTTTCTATGTAAGTGGTACTTACATTCATTGTCATATGCAGCCCGAGATGGAAGAAGGAGCTGGTTACCCC comes from the Haliotis asinina isolate JCU_RB_2024 chromosome 12, JCU_Hal_asi_v2, whole genome shotgun sequence genome and includes:
- the LOC137258474 gene encoding uncharacterized protein, which gives rise to MTSCCNNGQCLYNNGLYTCSAGDGQCVPEYQICNPNDPFATCCNNGQCQYNNGQFRCSGGNDQCVSEYQICNPNDPFSTCCNNGQCQYSNGQFRCSAFNEQCVPVYQTCNPNDPFSACCNNGQCLYSNGQFRCSAGYDQCRPLGSDCNAANMCCQYSACLPSFGGRTTCQYSFNAQGEDSNPNTVPGEGPASQGLLTGVESGEVEGQEFNLQPGGSPDSGETVLDPLNVGEDEFNTETVEGEGQGVNLQPGDSPDSGETVLDPLNVGEDEFNTETVEGEGHGVNLQPGDSPDSGETVLDPLNVGEDEFNTETVEGEGQGVNLQPGDSPDSGETVLDPLNVGEDEFNTETVEGEDHGVNLQPGDSPDSGETVLDPLNVGEDEFNTETVEGEGQGVTLQPGDSPDSWKTVLDSLHVGEDEANTETDGGDGQEVNLQPDVSPDNGKTVMDPEQVGEQELANTAASDDERYPENDALAPVIPVVS